The Magallana gigas chromosome 6, xbMagGiga1.1, whole genome shotgun sequence genome includes the window taaactctattacgaataacttaaaaacgataaagatattgtaatcttttatagaagcaaagttgttgataatatcaatatctattttaaaaaatcattgcaacgcccctttattacgtaatagggattttaggggccaaagtatttaaactttgacgcaatatatctaaagaagtagacatattttgttagacattaCAGAAGAGCAAATAATTGCagtaatgatttaaatcgattcaacttatcaaaacaccaatATCTGTCCCCATAAGGGATCtacagggctggcccctaaactattcaaacatttgtatctcaaaaatgaacaacaattttagatgggtttaagaacaaaaaatatttgtattcttaagaccttttcaaagaaatcaagaaaaaggggctggcccttttaattaggggccaagacactcgtaaactctattacaaataactttaaaatgataaagattttgtaatgcattatagaagaaaagttgttgatcataacaatatctatcagagaAAATCaatgccacgcccatttattgcGTAATTAGGGATTTATAGGGGctaaagtacttaaactttggcgCAATaaatctagaaaaggagacatatttcgttaagcattgtagaggagaaaatgtttgcattgatgattttaatcgattccattaataaAAGCACCattgtctgtccccattaaggatctagagggctggcccctaaaatattcaatcatttgtatctcaaaaatgaacgaCAATTTTAGATGgctgtaagaacaaaaaaagttAGTATTCGTGGgaccttttgaatgaactcaagaaaaaggggcaggcccctttaattaggggccaagagactcgtaaagtctcttacacataccttaaaaacgatgaagattttgtaatgcattatagaagcaaatttgttgatcgtaacaatattagtttgtaaaactcaatGCCATATCCATTGATGACCTAATTAAGGATTTTAGGGAACTAAAATCTTACATCTTTAATGTGCTgaatgtgaaaaagcaaaacactttgtctcgcatttgaaaggatattgacaatcgtatacattatctgaaagggaggggTTGAggggaaattctgaaatttattgatattttaatcatatcgtttaaaaattaaacggaAGAcatactcgttactcgtaacgagatcgtatctagtatGTCTTTATGTTTGTTCGGTGAATTATGTTGGCAATATGACCGTTGTTGGTCGACGCTTCGCCTACTCATTTCGAGGTTTCATATCATTTAATACAGAAACAGCATGTCGTatgttcttaaaatatttggaatagtTAGaataaattagagtagttgcctaTTGAACTTTGACGTCATATTCTTGTGTCTTGAGCAGAACAAAATAGTATTTGCTCAAACCTCCGAAGAGGAAATGGAGAAAACGTTTAAAactgaatagcaacaaaacaatGTAAGAAAAATTAGTGAAGcgaagattttcaaagagtatttgaaaggtgagttAAAAAGTTtagaagagtttaaatgagctAAATTGGAAAAGATTTAAGGCAACTTGTATATATGGATTTGCGTAAATCATCGcactttgtaaataaatgtatcacttgatagtcctcgggaaaacaaaacacttaataGATTTGTTTTCCcgactacagaaatatatcgggTTGATAAATCTTATATTCGGCTCGGCTTCATGGAAAATCGTATAATACAGTTGTGATGGAAATACCTTTTCCTTATTTCTTTTGAGGGTCGATAGGACTTTCCCGGAGCCCCATCAAATATGAAgccccaaatatgggatacaggttGTTAGCCAGCCTCTTGAAAGGTATTTCCATTAAACCTGTATTATAGGAAATTCCCCATTTATACCAGGCTAGCTAAGGCTGTTACTGGCCCtttaaacccaattccttttgagggtcgactgaactttcccggggccccatcctcaccaaataccCAGACCGAAATTTGGGATAAGGGTGTTAACCAGCTCCTTGATTACTATCCCATTTACACTGAATATAAAGATTTTCTGACCTTCTCGCCAGGTTTGTAGATATGTCAATGTTCATGTCATGCCActaagtaataatttttacaatattccTGTTTCTCTCAAATATgatcaaaaattgaaatttttaggaaaGGGGAGTGTCCGGACCCTCTCCACCCCTCTCTAATCCGCCctttaattgtttcattttttaagggggtggcaaagttttattttgtttgtaataattattaaGACCATGCGCTCTATGACGTAAAATGTTATgattattgataaaattaatttattaaatttattcgCATGCAAACAGTTCAGCCCAAATGGTACATAAAGGGTCGCTCATGTCTTTTATGGGATGGGTTATTATCCTTTATGTaaagtacaatttttaaatagtaccGGAAATTTCTCTTTTTGGTATCAAATCAATTAAACTTGTGAAAATATGTTGTACCGTGGTCAATATAAGAATTAAGCATTTCGTATTCTATTTAAGGGATTGGTCCACTTCCGGTTAATGAGGAGAAAgcacattttgaaaaagaaaatggtgTTAGTGGACAGTTGGCCGGACTTCTCTGTCCTTCTTATCGTGGATAGACAGGTGTTTCTCTAGATCAACAATTTATTCGAGCCACATCATTCTCGACAATGCTATAAATCTCACCGTTGTCCCCTTTAGATCTTTTTCCTTCTCACTTATTTATTGAAACAGTctagttttatttaaacaaagtaGAACTTGTATACCGCGAATTTACGAATTTTGAAAAGCAAGTACCAAACCtatgtgaaaaaattaattaaaatgtacGAGGGCCCgccaaaaataaatacaaagacttatgacatattttgttctactaAACGTGATATTGTTTCCAAATTaagtagacataatttagcaaaacaaacacaaacatttaaatatacattgtatcccTGTATATCTAATAGTCTTAAATTTAAAACTGCAAAGATAAGGTTACGGATGTCACATTTGCATGgacaaattttttattatgtaaataacaaacCATTTAATGTCGACAGTAATATTTCTGTAAATATGAcctaaaaccaaataatattatatcttaaattAGGTATTAAAATGTTggatgtacataattataacgGAATAAATATCTTGTTCTGTTTAcgataaacaaaaacaaaaatactttttaacaaATGGAATATATTAGTTAtgacttttatgaaaattaatatatttaacagttGTGATGtctgcttattttttttttaattaaccatCGTATCTGATGGACATTTTTTCTATCACTTATTCAATTGCACACAGAAATATGTAcgaaaaatttatcatatttattggTAGAGAAGTGAGACTTGGTTGGTATCTGTATGCTTCTGTAAAGGACCTGGGTTTGCATCCAACCTAGAGATTATACTTGAATTTGTCTCCAGAGAGATATCCCCACCTCAATATCTTGTTGGTGAAAAAAATTTACTAAcgcatatcccaagatatgatgtgtcccTGTAACTCAAACTCGAAGAAGCCGTTAATCAAGCACGTCAGAAAGAAGCTGTTCATAAACAACAAGCTATTGTGCACAATGAACTTAGCTCTTTCTCAGGAAAAACATCAAGTGTAGATGCTGTAAGCAATTCCAAGAAACCAACAGTACGAaagaaacatttcaaaaatgcTCAATCTAGAAAACCTGGCAAGAAAGTGTCTGCAAAACCATTTGGTGGACATAATAACAAAGATGCATCATCATCATGTCAAAGATGTGGTTATTCACAAGCTGTGGTTATTCACAAGAATTCTTGGAGGCAATACATGGAAGTGCAAGTTCTGGTGGCTGCAAACCATGGTTGACGACAATCAAAGTTAACGGACATTCAGTTGAATTCAAAATTGACACCGGTGCTGATGTCACAGAAGTACCCGAGCAAATATTCAAGACATTGAACGTGAAAAATCTACAATCTTCACAGAAAATTCTGAAAGGCCCGGGTAGAAACACTTTGAATGTGATTGGAAAGTTTCACTGTGAATTTTCTCTGGAAAACCGCAAATCGTATCAGGACATATATGTTATTCGAGGCCTCAACAAACCACTTCTTGGTAGACCAGCTATTGAGAAACTTAATGTTGTCAAGTATATTGCAAGTCTGCAGCTGCACTCTGATTACAAGCAGAAATTTCCCTCACTCTTTACAGGACTTGGGAAACTTCAGGGGGAGTACGAGATAAAGCTTAAAGAGGACGCGAGATCTTACGCAGTCACAACACCAAGGAGGGTGGTTTTACCTTACCTGAAAGAGATAGTCAAAGCGGAGCTGCACAGAATGGAAAACTCATGAGTTTAAAATGGGTAAGAAGGGAGAACTTTCAACTACCTAGCAAGAGGAAACCCTCAACAGACTCACAGGAGCCAAAGTTTTTTCCAAGCTAAACGCGAACAGCGGATTTTGGCAAATACCTCTAGCTCCAGCATCTAGACTCTTAATAACATTTATAACACCTTTCGGACGATAATGCTTCAACAGATTACCTTTCGGTATATTATCAGCCCCAGAGTATTTCCAAAAAAGGATGCAGATGATCTTATTTGGTTTTGAGGGAGTGTTATGTCAGATGTACGATGTTCTCGTGTTTGGAGCCTCCCAAGAGGAACATGACAACAGGCTAGAAAATGTGTTGAGAAAGCTATCAAAGACAGGCATTACACTTAACAGTGAAAAGTGCGAGTTCTCGAAGGACCAAATCACATTTGTTGGGCATTTAATAGACAAAAATGGGATACAACCAGATCCAACGAAAGTGTCAGCAGTTAAGAATTATGAGGCACCACAAAATGTGACCAAAGTTCGACACTTCTTGGGGATGGTGAATCAGCTCGGAAGGTTCACTGCTAACTTGGCAGAGCACAGCAAACCATTGCGGGACTTGTTACACATGGACAATGAGTTTACATGGGGACATCCACAGGAGCAAGCTTTCAGCAAAATTAAAGATGAATTGAGTAATAAGACAGTGTTAGCCCTGTATGACCCAAAAGCACCAACAAAGGTGTCTGCAGATGCAATCGTCATATGGTCTTGGAGCCGTACTTTTACAAGTGACAGACGACAGTACTGACCATTGGAAGCCAATTGCATATGCGTCAAGATCTATGAGCCAAACAGAACAACGATATGCGCAAGGAGAGAAAGAAGCACTGGCAGTAACATGGGCATATGAACAATTCTCAGATTTCTTGATTCATAGAGACAGACCACAAACCTCTCATAGCACTATTAGGATCAAAAGCTATTTGTGATCTACCACCTAAAGTTCAACGTTTCCGCATGCGACTCATGAGATATGAGTATGATATATGCCATGTCCCTGGTAAATCACTGTACACAGCTGATGCTCTCTCTAGATCACCGCAGCGAGAAATTGCAAGAGAAGACGAGGAGTTGCAGAAAGCGGTACAAGCGTATGTGGACAGCATCATAGAAACTCTTCCAGCAAGTGAGTCTCTCTTGGaagaaatttgtaaaaaaactGCATGAGGACAGTGTTCTGAGAATTATCATGAAGTACTGTGAGGAGGGATGCCTCACTTAGTGAACACTAAGTAAACGTTGATAAATATTATCCAGTAGGAATGTGCGGTCTCCGGTCCTTGCGAATGTGTGCCATACATCCTGATCTTGCCATTGTCGAGACTCATTTAAATGTTTGTCATTCGATGCCAGAAAATCTTATTAATATTGTGCCCTTGGATCCCGGAAATGTGGACACAACATGTATCCCAAAGTTTCCACCGTATTTGTTTGCCATGCCCTGCGCACGTCCTCAGTTCCCCCATGCTACAAGCACAGCGACAAATTCAGAGGAAGATGAAGAAGAACGTAACCTACCCCTTAAAAAGAGAAAACTCTAAAGCGAAAAATTGAAACGTTGTTTATATGTTGTTAATAAAACTTTTCTTTATTGCAATACATGAAAAAGAAAGTTCTAAACACAAATAAATTTGTTACCAGAAATATTCTTGAAtctatattttgaacaaaatcacTATTTCTGAACATATagttaaggaataaggaatctttcttttaatttagtattatgagttgataattttggtcggggcgtgatcaaagaCAATAAAACCCGAAGGGCTTTCTGATAGATTAAAtgacgccccgaccgaaattatcacctcataatattcaaagaatgattccttatcatttatatttatataattttaagccaccGTACgattaattctttaaatataaataatttaattctggttgtaacacgctTTTTGAtgggttaaaaaaattaatttatatcgtataaagatgTTGCCTaagtcatagtaagactaacgtcaaaaacgtataaATCCACCTGACgtaacgtttgaattttgtaaaattggatgtcattttatagatcaaatgactgtttttatcaacaattgatagcagaaaaatgaaattgtaaggaataaattcaatatttattagttttatacgaaataaaatggtttggaacgGTTTACGCTTTTTTTATCAACCGCTTTGCGGTTTATAAATCATAAACTgacccaaaccattttatattgtataaaactaagaaatattaaattcaatccataaataagcaaaccctgcaAGAGCATCATTTTGGCGTTATTTGAAGTTACAGGTTACATAGTATAAAATCGatacatagtgttatcacaggcaaattAAAGAcactagaaaatgtaaatatttggtaaGAAAGAAAGTGTGTGTGTGAATGTGTGTGTACAATGTAGGTGCGTGAAATTCCTGCTTGTGTTGTTTAGAAGAGGGGCGGTTCCGAAAGCATTGTGACGAATACTGTTTTCCTCGTTTCAAAAGAAATAGGCGTGTCTTATATAACTATTGACGTtcgatacaaagtttagaacattccattcaaacgaacatttttaccacttcaatgcgcttcattgtaAGTTTGGTTGAAAAACACAAATGTTAGGATGccagatttttaaagaactcCAATgagtttttaacaattttatgcaTCTATTGCGTgccatacatgtaattttaacaGGCGGGTCGTGATTTAGAGTACAAGTATCGAATAAAATTAACCTCATCTTGCAATTGACTCGAACAACACTATGGCTGTCCGTGAAGTTCTCCCTGAAGAGTATGATGACCTTGATCAGAAGCTAGAGAAAGAACTGCCACTGTCTATTCTAGTAGGTTTGTTTTTTGCTTTACTTCCGAGTTAAGGAAACTCGTATGTTTAATCAtcaaatttaaagttaaaatacgCTATCATTTGAAAGACGAATAGGGTCacataaaaatatctttatctcgtaattacgagaaaagatctcgttaaaTCGAGTAATTTATCTCGTTATTTtaagaaaagatctcgttattacgagttaagtATCTCgttattttgagaaaattaaggTATCGAAATAACGAGAACAGATCTCGTTAAATccagttaattatctcgttattaagagtaaattatctcgttattacgagaaaagatctcattatgggttaattatctcgttattataAGAAAAGATGTcctaataacgagaaaagatctcagttcatgtggccctattcgtctttcatATCCGGCCATGGGCTtttgtaattcaatttttttactttccattttaaataatgaaaaaattaattccgACACATTTGGTcgattaaatattattttattgagaaattaaagaaaatactaAATACAGAAACTGAAGgcattccttattttttttccttcgtAAACTACAACCCTCTGAGATTCGTACAAAGCATTCACAAAACGATTTTTCCTCTCAGAATAGTTAAAAATTCTGATctaaaaaacatttcttttgcgTTGTTTCTTGTCACAAAGTTTGAATGTATATaactttgcaagaaaaaaatgaatttatatataccttTTGGTATTTATTGAACTGATAACGCAAAACGTTAAGCTGTTTGTGATATAGTtgaatatagaaatattttatcgTTGAGCAATGTGGTGCAAGGGTTTTTCAATGAGAGATTATTATTAACATTGTGTTCTATTAAAGGGACTAGTTCATTTCCGGTTGATGAGGAGGAAGCACCTGCTGACAGAGAAGATAGTGTTGGTGGACAGTTGGCCGGACTTCTCTGTCCTTGTTATCGTCGATAGACAGGTGTGTAGGCCAAAAAGTAAGCGGTTTGTaggtaaataattattaaaaaggCTACCGTCGGATGACCTAATAGCgcaaataatgtacaaaatatatttctgcgACCTTCATACCTGTATCAAACActaatgaaaaacattttaatgtttaaattaatcTATATAGTGTATAAcacttaaatttatttgttcttGTTTAATCTTTACCAACAACTATTACGATAGATACTCATTTCTTTGTATCAAAGCATTTTCTGTTAAAAGACAGTTTGAAATGTATTCAATCAACTTTTCCATCAAATCCAAGAGTatattaaaactcaaatattcactctgtgtgtgtgtgtgtgtgtgtgtgtgtgtctctctctctctctctctctctctctttatatatatatatatatatatatatatatatatatatatatatatatatatatatatatatatatatatataaaaccatTCCAGATGAGAGGTACTGTGCCATTTGCAGCGGGATTCTGCAGAGGACCAGACTTTGCATCAAATCTGGACACTTTGATTCAGACCGCCTCGAAAGGGTTGTCTCCTCCTGTTTATTTCGTCGgtaaagaaaatgataaaaacgtTTTTCTAAGAATATATTcatgacataatttttttttgatttcagAAAGATCATAACATTAATACTTACACACTCTATATGTACCCTGCTGTAGACAGAATAGAATTTTGGTGTTTTAGGTTGTTCCACTGACGTCATCGATGCCCTAATTGGGCAGTACAAGTCAGCAAATACCTGTCCCTTCCGGAAAGACCACAGCAATAACTTTGTGTATGCACTACCTGCTGAAAACATTGTACCTCTGTAAGAATTCATTTTTTACACAGTGATGAAAATTTTGATAGACTCAACAATAGCAGTTTCTATAGTTCTAGATCCGCGCTACTCACCTATTGTCGTGCTTAAACATGTACGGAATTTGCATACAATAGATACTAAATTCATCAAGGCTATTTTAATCATAGAGTATGAATTTAGTATTTTACCATGATGGGAAATTAGGAGATATGAAATCGATGTttcttcataaaataatttttcgacGCCTGACATTCTTACAAACGCCTTCAGCGTTCATATATTTCAGGAAACGGTAAAGAAATTAACTTCGGTCCAAAGGTTTAAATATGATTGCACAATATGTGTTGTCTCCctttgtaaaagaaaattagAAATACAGTAgactttataaaataaaatgaaatgtcaaGATAAATATAACAAGACACATTACTTTTGCTCAAAGGCGATGGTCATTTGCAGATCAATACATGACACTCTGCCAAAATTTGAGAAAGACGTTGAAATATCGTTCCAATGCAAATACGCATTGTATGATCCTCCGGGTATgacatttaacatttatttaagatCTTATCTTGGATCTTTGCATGttcaattattaaatattaCTTATTCACCGTGTAAAGAATTCGCAAAGAGATTTCTTGATTtacaaatcaaagaaaaaaattgaaattcattaatattaataaagtgtcggaatacatgtttataatgaAGGCTGGGTAGTCAACGATTCACCCATTAGAGCTACcttcttcttaaaaatatgatttttaggCTATAAACTATTGTGTAGAATAGGAaaactccaaatattttagctgCAGGAGGCTGAGTGGTCAATAAATTACCCACCAGATCCGTCTTTAAACTCTTAAACATGATATTTTGGCCAAAGCTTATCATTTCGTaaagaaaaatccaaatatcGGAAAAATGTTTATGCCACATTTTCACACTGAGTTTGTCGTGTAAAATAGGTAAAAacggcaaaaaaaaaaaccaaaccctCACGTCTCTCCAGCCCTCTCAAAATTAGAATACTTTCCTACATCCTTATACAGAGATCTCCTCTTTAGGTAGTGTAACATGATCATTAAATGACACGAACATTCAGTACTTATTTAAATGACTGttgcatattttgaaaattcatggTTTTTGCATTTGTTAGAGCGATGCCAGATGTATTCAGAGAAACAGAGTTAACTGAACGTCACTTAGACGCTGTAATCAAAGCATGGCCGCACTCGGAGGAAATGGATAAGATAGCGAGTGTAGAAAAATGGTTTAGATACACCATTTCTAATTTTCCGACAGTTTGCATCGAAACAGATGATGGACGGCCCGTGGCGTGGGAAATGCAGCAGGAGTACGGAGGCCTTGGGATGCTGCATGTAGAGCCCGAATATCGGAGGAACAAACTTGGAAGCATTGTCTCGAGAACACTGGCGAAAAAATTAACAAAGGAGGGCCAACTAGTGTTTGCATGTGTAGATGAAAGTAACGTCCCATCCATAGCATTTCACGAAAAGAATGGCTATGTGCGGTTgccttttaaattttcttttataggaTATTTTTTCGAAGCAAATAAATAACAATCTAGAAATAACAGAACGTTATATTCACCTACaaggtcaatataacatttgattttcttgTTATTGGCTTAAAAAGGTCGTCCAATAAAAGTCGTTTCTCAATTTGTTCAGCTATGGCTTCAAACTAAAACACTCATTTTGATATGTCTGTATCAAATCGTCGctgaatcatataataaaacaattattgcaGTTTTTTCGATCAATACGATGACTTAGCTACCCTCATAGTGCTTGTATTTCTCGGGTAactaaatcatcgtattgacctaaaaaacagaaataattGGAATTACAAAAACTGTCGAATCCTCTTTAAGGTTGGATTTTAGTGTCCTTTTCTGCTTTGGGGATgtcttgacaatttttttttcagcggTTTAATTCTATCCTGATTGccagtacatgtaattggcaggtgctgaaaactacaagatctaggcgtaggaatacatgagactacataaatatctaaattgttcgtattatataaaatcttactattttcaaagtgtttatagataagtttccttgaaaaacaatgcttcagtatacattacatcgaatttttgtattatattcaagaactaagacttgtcagtggtgatgatttgtgcttaggtccaaacagtTTCAGTTTAGGTTTGCCAGAgggactgcataggagagttgatcaaaatcaactcccaaaaatgaatttaggtaatgaatttaggttgtagcaacttCTATGATAAACAcacaaaatacatgcttacaaaataataattgtggttattttaaaaactttgaacaattattacctgggagaagtagaaatgacatatttttatcaacaaacatgtccaggagaatcttcgcgagacctgcatgtgttttgtttacagtaaatacgcatgcgtattagtatagaaggctgaacctcgtaacacgttgcgatgtaaTTATGtataggttatacgtaattattgattttaaagaaatatttagatttatttcatggagaactttgtaatttacTGAAAGTTCATACATTCATTAGTAggacaaaaataccgaacccgatcggaaaatgttttcaagtcggttttttgataagatgcgcCATACTGTCTCTTTAACGATCCCCGGCATGGTGCAATGCATTCGTCTCGCTTttcaagctcacaaatgatacccctgctaagaaaacaaatatcctttgttttgtttatttgaggaagatATGCTATGGTAAAGGTAGATAACAAtcgaaacagaggaaattcggactaattatatattttttttcttagtttctcttaaaaactttctCGAGCAATGTAATTGTAAAAGTTAAGTTTCTACGTATTTTTTCATaccattttacatattttattattgtattatatcgtgtattattttatataactgGCTGGCAAGCGATgggaaaaatctttgaaatacTTAAAATCAATTCCAGATAGAATATCACGAGaatttgatcattgaccttatataatgttaaggtaaaaaaaatacagaaaataaaaatattaataggcAGTCGATGATTTATAGCtcctattagtcagtttttgt containing:
- the LOC136269460 gene encoding glycine N-acyltransferase-like encodes the protein MAVREVLPEEYDDLDQKLEKELPLSILGLVHFRLMRRKHLLTEKIVLVDSWPDFSVLVIVDRQMRGTVPFAAGFCRGPDFASNLDTLIQTASKGLSPPVYFVGCSTDVIDALIGQYKSANTCPFRKDHSNNFVYALPAENIVPLAMPDVFRETELTERHLDAVIKAWPHSEEMDKIASVEKWFRYTISNFPTVCIETDDGRPVAWEMQQEYGGLGMLHVEPEYRRNKLGSIVSRTLAKKLTKEGQLVFACVDESNVPSIAFHEKNGYVRLPFKFSFIGYFFEANK